DNA from Onthophagus taurus isolate NC chromosome 2, IU_Otau_3.0, whole genome shotgun sequence:
AGTTGAGAGATTTGAGTTTAATCAAACCTTTGTAAACTTCCTGATGAAAAAACGTATCGTTCTTGCGATTGGGAAATTGGTTTTTGGTGGTTTCTGCAAAAGTAAAAagaataatgaataaaaattgtttttttacctttgtaagattaattaatcaaCATTATAACCGGcttttgaagaatttttaattttaaatttccatcttcatccaattttattttagctgGGATTAATTtcggtttatttattatttctgcaGAATGTTCTGACATGATGAGATTTTTGTAGTGATGAATTGGAGagagaaagaaattaaaaaaactcactttgtaaatgttaaaactggattaaaattaaaatttgaatttaaaaagattatgtTCTAATTGATACTTACTCATCTAAATTCTTTGattcatctaaaaaaaaaaataataaactttattacatcaattttataaataaattaatttatcttacaATATCTttcgttttctaaaaaattatttaaactttttttggaaaattccgATTCTTTCTTAACTTCCCCAAGTtccttttctttaattttaacaccttcattatctttatttaCACAACCTCTCTCAATTAATACAAAACTTCTTTCATTCTCCAAAAAATTTGTCgtcgaattttgaaaaaattctgCTGGCTTCTTAACGAATTCTTTGTTAACTTTCGACTTAGacataattaaaaacttaaacaacTATTCACACCCAAACAAGACGAAAGTATTTCGCTACAAGGAAAAGGAACACTCTGACTAACTCCGAACGCGGTGATCTCACTTTCTCAAATACAACTGATATAGAACTCTTAAACTCCTTCAACACACCGAATAGAATCACCGAGAATTCGAAGCGACTCCGGACAATGATGAGAACGCAATCGGTGATGTCATAAAGAATGTAATTAGCATAAATATAATAACGTTTGAGGAAATAggtatttttgttgaaataggCGTTTCTTTATCTTGAAATTGATAAGAAATATACTTTTCCTTGTTTGTAATCGTGTCATAAATAAGTTTATGTAATATTCGTACGACTAAAAACGATTATcattgaaatttattattgttaaaaactttattattaggtatgatgtcatttttaattctaaaatttaatcgttttaggattctttataaaatgaaattaattgaatttattattgggggagagaaattattattataatttttataatttttgatgaaaaatcaaaatgtgacGTTTAATGTCagaattgacattttaaatgacAGAAAtctactttaatttttgtgaaatactatttttaaaacgtagatggcgataaaatcaaacttcaacaaaaattaaagtttttttaatccaacgtCGTTTTAGAGGAAGTAACAATAAAACGATTACATAAAGCTTATTCCGTTTGTATGTCATCGAACATCACTTTCATATCGTTCCCTCGCACACATTCCCTTTGTAAAACACATAATGCACGCGTTTCCGGACAACTGTAACATACTCCAGAAAGGAGAAATGTGTCGTTATGAAAGTTCCGGAAACGTGACGCGGTAGTTTGCCGTGGTATATATAGCATATATAGTACTAGAAAAGGTGGCTGAATAAAGTAGGGTGGGGCGAGGGGGAGGAGAGTTTAAAGAGTTGTTGGATGCATCAATTCGTTTTAGAGAAGTTTCGACCAAGACGAAAACGACGTCGACGGATCCGCAGCCGAAACTCATTATAGTAAATTGTCTAGAAGGATCTTTGTGTTGTGGAATTAAGCAGAAGGGAAATGTGGAGAAGTGAAACGATAGTGTAATGGGGAAGGGGAATAAATGTAATTGTACATGCAATAACTATTATTCAACGCGGGTCAGAAAATAATACATGTTTTATGTTTGTTTGAgcaattatttaatgttaaattacaaaattactAAATCTTAGGAAACTAATCATTTAggagaaatgtaaaaattatgacaagagttagaattatttattttaaacttgaaacgtcaaaacaaCGTTTCATCCACAATCACGCTCATTTGatgttatcaaaaatgatttgacattttttcatCGTAACTCCAGTTTTTGTCAATatcgaattaaattattataaaacttattataatagtattataaaactttaaaccttgttttctaaaaaacctaaaataatggagatacaatccTTTACGTTTAAGGTACTGATCAGGTACTGATACATACTTTTGTTTACCtgtcacatttttgacaagtgtaattaagtcaaaaatagttaataaatagttaaaaattgtCAATAAATTGTGCAATTGTCGTGTATTAATCTCACTAAAATATACTCGAGCTTGATTTTAATTcaggataatttaatttttaatttttcactcTTGTGTATTTACCCCCGATTAATAAATTGACTCCATAAACAGCTATTATATTCAGTTTGCCACTTAAAATTCACATCTGGTACAGTTTATAAACAAACTTCTATATGTTGTGATATTAGAATAGGTCAGCTTCTCCGGGGAGGACTTCAATGTgttcaaaacattttgaatCGGTAAAATTTATGAGATGACCTTTaaacagtttaaaatttaaaaacaaacttcccacgttttaatatatttccataacaaaaaattatatcaccccaaaaaagcaatttttttattttatttatatatttttaggttaattcaCCCAGAATTATCCCAGCGTAGAGAACTAAATGAAACTACACTGGGCGTCTCTTATGTAACGGGCCCACcgataaagaaatttaaattatctgAACTTAAAAGACTCATTGTCTCCCTAAAGTTAAGAAATCGACCGGTTACGATCTCATAACCGGATTGGATCATTCCTGATACAATGGAAAGTGTCCCAGATAACTATGGTGTTGAAACATAGACAAAGAAAAGAATATAGATTGCGCTTGTTCCTGCGCGTACGAAATAAAACTTAAGAGTTTTGGTCGCGGCCATTTTTATCCAATGTGACTGCAACAGGAATATATTAGCATTTACCGTCTTTCTCTATTTAGCAAAGCAGTTGAAGCAGGTCCGTAATAGgaatttgtaaattaatttccaAGGTAATATTCACACCATTTTAGCACTTAGAAATTGGAAGTATTTTCGTTCTAGGATCATTTtgtaatagtaaaacaaagaaatgatTAGTTTCGGTAAGCAATGGCGGTCAAAGTATTAAATAagatatgaaaataataaaaatgccttctattttataaaatttttattgatggcTAAATAATATAAGTTTGTTCAACTTCTGCCTTACAGGAgaacccaacattttttcattgtATAATTTGGCTAAATTGTACAATCGAATTTTGACGTAggattttataattattttaattaaaaaatatggatgTTCATCCAATATATCATTTTccataaaatgattttttaatgtcggaaataaattattaatatttccagatgttttttcaaatatagTTTGTgttacattatttataatgtttttatcgcttggaattttattttccgttaagaacattatttttctaattaatgtCTCTGTGTTCATACACAAATCGACAACCCCTCTCGATGGTATTATCAATCCACCTGAAATTATGAACAATATAATTAGTACTGTTTCAATAGAAGGAATTTATAATTtacccatattttttaataatacaaatttataattttggttGCTGGACTGGCTATCGTCATTATGGAGAGCATTTAAACATATATTGCAATGTACAATTTTGGTGGTCATCCTTATTACATAACCACATATGTATGTTACAACATTTTCTGCATACATACTTATAGGAATTTGAGTTGGTAACATATAATCATGTTCctgcaataaattaatatcgaTTTCTTTATATCGATTAGTGTTACATGTT
Protein-coding regions in this window:
- the LOC111427290 gene encoding uncharacterized protein — encoded protein: MSKSKVNKEFVKKPAEFFQNSTTNFLENERSFVLIERGCVNKDNEGVKIKEKELGEVKKESEFSKKSLNNFLENERYYESKNLDENHQKPISQSQERYVFSSGSLQRYVTTCYFQPKQIPVSYSETMILKIGSSKKKFFESVYCKNTLLPSKWSESMHTTIKRETEPKTLQTSEIYIPIEKSTFNYVSLEPQQIIAQEVAQEITAV